In Gulosibacter molinativorax, a single window of DNA contains:
- a CDS encoding response regulator, which produces MPESEQIRVLIVDDQALVREGLSLIAGSDPQIEVVGRAEDGRAGVEAALRLRPDIVLMDVRMPRMDGIEATARILAGEAEAQAIRVIALTTYDSEDFAVRMLEAGASGFLLKDAPGEELVRAIHTVHAGNAIIDPSMTRTLLGRFTSGVPREASAEAAERDAQRERMLTRLTARERDVLEHLVLGESNATIAAELFLAEVTVKSHVGRILEKFDLPDRVHVVIWAFESGFRS; this is translated from the coding sequence ATGCCGGAATCCGAACAGATTCGCGTCCTAATCGTGGATGACCAGGCGCTCGTTCGCGAGGGGCTCTCGCTCATCGCGGGCTCGGACCCGCAGATCGAGGTGGTCGGACGTGCCGAGGATGGTCGCGCGGGCGTCGAAGCCGCGCTCAGGCTGCGCCCCGACATCGTGCTGATGGATGTGCGGATGCCGCGGATGGACGGCATTGAGGCGACCGCGCGGATTCTCGCGGGAGAGGCCGAAGCGCAGGCGATTCGCGTGATCGCGCTCACGACGTATGACTCGGAGGATTTCGCGGTGCGGATGCTCGAGGCCGGTGCATCCGGCTTCCTGCTGAAGGATGCGCCGGGCGAGGAACTCGTGCGGGCAATTCACACGGTGCACGCCGGGAACGCGATTATCGATCCTTCGATGACGCGAACCTTGCTCGGGCGGTTCACTTCTGGCGTGCCTCGCGAGGCGTCTGCGGAGGCTGCCGAGCGGGATGCGCAGCGAGAGCGGATGCTCACTAGGCTCACGGCGCGGGAACGCGACGTTCTCGAGCACCTGGTGCTTGGCGAGTCGAACGCGACGATCGCGGCGGAGCTTTTCCTCGCCGAGGTGACGGTGAAGTCGCACGTCGGGCGCATCCTCGAGAAGTTCGATTTGCCCGACCGCGTGCACGTGGTCATCTGGGCGTTCGAGTCGGGGTTTCGTTCGTGA
- a CDS encoding sensor histidine kinase, translated as MHESFIATHERPMRVLLLDGVTGGVLLALSLLGAVGGNVFASIAFVPAVLLFAIRRSSPITFLWLATVLAGTSYAMGLRFELFVYLIVLVGTYGVAAFAPRRLRLVAFVPLVLALLMTVLDGWLGLFPSAGNNFFYMAELRPEERLNSLLSLAVVSTIAFVAAWALGMLRRSQLMDVVRQRERADLLERDAHRLAQLAVTEERTRISREMHDIIAHSLASVLTLAEGGRMRTKGPGDETSYALFNEISGAARTALGDVKVLLHQVDGAQTEAPAYGVADIPDLAESAKLAGLPLEYAEEGEPRELPSGQSLALYRVAQESITNILKHAPGQRAELTLSWGERGVSLVARNSLPSSTGPVSSGTVGSGTVGSGTLSLASESGTTSGRGLFGMRERAELFDGDLTVRQTDHLFEVRAEWPYA; from the coding sequence ATGCACGAGAGCTTCATCGCGACCCACGAGCGACCCATGCGGGTCCTGCTCCTCGACGGGGTCACGGGCGGCGTGTTGCTCGCGCTATCGCTGCTCGGCGCAGTCGGTGGGAACGTTTTTGCGTCGATTGCTTTCGTCCCCGCCGTGCTGCTCTTCGCCATCCGAAGGTCTTCGCCAATCACGTTCCTGTGGCTCGCGACCGTGCTCGCCGGAACGAGCTACGCCATGGGGCTCCGCTTTGAGCTCTTCGTTTACCTGATCGTCCTCGTCGGCACCTACGGAGTCGCCGCGTTCGCGCCGCGAAGACTGCGACTCGTCGCATTCGTACCCCTCGTCCTCGCCCTCCTCATGACGGTGTTGGACGGCTGGCTGGGGCTCTTCCCGAGTGCGGGAAACAACTTCTTCTATATGGCCGAACTCCGCCCGGAGGAGCGACTCAATTCGTTGCTGTCACTGGCGGTCGTGTCCACCATTGCGTTCGTCGCAGCCTGGGCCCTCGGGATGCTCCGGCGCAGCCAGCTCATGGACGTCGTCCGCCAGCGCGAACGCGCCGACCTTCTGGAACGCGATGCGCATCGCCTAGCGCAGCTCGCGGTGACCGAGGAGCGCACCCGTATCTCGCGCGAGATGCACGACATCATCGCGCACTCGCTCGCGTCGGTGTTGACGCTCGCCGAGGGCGGCAGGATGCGCACCAAGGGTCCCGGTGACGAGACCTCGTACGCACTCTTCAACGAAATATCTGGCGCGGCCCGCACCGCGCTCGGCGACGTCAAGGTGCTACTGCATCAGGTCGATGGCGCGCAGACCGAGGCCCCGGCCTACGGCGTCGCCGACATTCCGGACCTCGCCGAGAGCGCCAAGCTCGCGGGACTGCCGCTTGAATACGCCGAGGAGGGCGAGCCTCGCGAATTGCCGAGCGGCCAGTCCCTCGCGCTGTATCGGGTCGCGCAGGAATCGATCACGAACATCCTGAAACACGCCCCCGGGCAGCGCGCAGAGCTGACCCTGTCCTGGGGCGAACGTGGCGTCTCGCTGGTAGCCAGAAATTCTCTGCCGTCGAGTACCGGGCCTGTGAGCTCAGGAACGGTGGGCTCAGGAACGGTGGGCTCAGGAACGCTGAGCCTCGCATCCGAATCGGGCACGACCTCGGGGCGGGGGCTCTTCGGGATGCGCGAGCGGGCCGAGCTCTTCGATGGCGATCTTACGGTCCGGCAGACCGACCACCTCTTCGAGGTGCGCGCCGAATGGCCCTACGCGTGA
- a CDS encoding ABC transporter ATP-binding protein codes for MTQHQAQAVRTPGQSVAVECRGLTRVYGQGDSLVYAVNGLDATFRTGEFTAIMGPSGSGKSTLMHLLAGLDNPTSGEITIEGRSIIGMRDRELTTLRRDRLGFIFQSFNLVPTLTARENISLPIRLAGGQPDNGEIDMLASRLGILERLGHRPHQLSGGQQQRVAVARALITRPAVIFADEPTGALDLRTGRELLESLQSAARQRQQTVIMVTHDPAAAAFADRVLILVDGRIAHELHDVNYEAIVSTMAGVGA; via the coding sequence ATGACACAGCATCAGGCACAAGCGGTCAGGACACCGGGGCAGAGCGTCGCGGTCGAATGCCGAGGCCTCACCCGCGTCTACGGCCAGGGCGACTCGCTCGTCTACGCGGTCAACGGACTCGACGCCACTTTCCGCACCGGAGAATTTACCGCGATCATGGGGCCATCCGGCTCGGGAAAATCCACGCTGATGCACCTGCTCGCGGGGCTCGACAACCCCACCTCGGGGGAAATCACGATCGAGGGTCGCTCGATCATCGGGATGCGCGACCGCGAGCTCACGACGCTCCGTCGCGATCGTCTCGGCTTCATCTTTCAGTCCTTCAACCTGGTGCCGACGTTGACGGCGCGCGAGAACATCTCGCTGCCGATCCGCCTCGCCGGCGGGCAGCCGGATAACGGCGAGATCGACATGCTCGCGTCGCGGCTCGGCATCCTCGAGCGCCTCGGGCACCGTCCCCACCAGCTCTCGGGCGGGCAGCAGCAGCGCGTCGCGGTCGCGAGGGCCCTCATTACGCGGCCCGCGGTGATCTTCGCCGACGAACCGACCGGCGCGCTCGATCTGCGCACCGGCCGCGAGCTCCTCGAGAGCCTGCAGTCAGCCGCGCGCCAGCGCCAGCAGACGGTCATCATGGTGACCCACGACCCGGCCGCGGCCGCCTTTGCGGACCGGGTGCTCATCCTGGTGGATGGCCGGATCGCCCACGAGCTCCATGACGTGAACTACGAGGCGATCGTCTCGACCATGGCGGGGGTCGGAGCATGA
- a CDS encoding ABC transporter permease, with amino-acid sequence MSATLELADKQIRRSPRRVLAIVLAALLSAMAITATGTFITSLNESLQNQLAAPTSRADVVVTSPTEAALAEVAAHPDAVAQEILHAGFGAAQVDRREVWFDIQQVPATESLRWMTLTSGEWPGAGEIVLTQKGLDALKVGVGDTVTISVYSDAQTQSEFTVAGMIELAPGADGSSPIVYASAADAATLGSPTELIVQTAEGADTAALVADLNASFGDADGAPEAYTAQQYLALLVDGLAGGTDLLATLFMIFVVIALLAASMVIRNTFQVLLAQRLRENGLLRLIGASGRQVQRTVLAEALLLGAIGAIAGLVVGVALGWGIAVLAGFSTGSVPLAWGWLIAALLVTVALTVFSAWAPARSASTLSPMAALSASATTDETTSSRRTWQWVVGLILTAAGIAGAIVSAVQAWFPLLIPAGIVLAIGLIIVVPLLVRAIMPLIARVIAGAGSVSKLAGENLSRMSRRTGTVVLAIALGGSLIIGMLTALQSASASLQKTLTEDFPIDLVVATNDGGAISSDVISTLTDSDATSNVAEVTEAPLESLSDTLGITSVAAVPEAWNGGVLDAVSNSELIVPTWLAEQNDTLEGSTVEVVDAGGDTLTLTVRASPLADAIQNDSGFEVAAIASEGTVDRLSGAQAGTQAWVIAADGKSTELMDEVTELQDSYATLDAYGSLPMVQIYEQIFAMVAGFVVGMLGLTVVISGIGLASVMALAVAERGREIALLRALGLTRGNTRRMVLIESVTLAGIGAAFSLVIGIPLGIAAAVSALGWSSTVIALPWTGIALAIAIALALGVIAGLGPAQRAVRIAPAQGLAAE; translated from the coding sequence ATGAGCGCGACGCTAGAACTCGCGGATAAGCAGATCCGCCGCAGCCCGCGCCGCGTGCTCGCGATCGTGCTCGCAGCACTCCTCAGCGCGATGGCGATCACCGCAACGGGGACATTCATCACCTCGCTGAACGAGTCGCTGCAGAACCAGCTCGCCGCGCCCACATCCCGCGCGGATGTCGTGGTCACTTCGCCGACCGAGGCTGCGCTCGCGGAAGTCGCCGCGCATCCGGATGCCGTGGCACAGGAAATCTTGCACGCCGGCTTCGGCGCCGCGCAGGTCGATCGCCGCGAGGTGTGGTTCGACATTCAGCAGGTGCCCGCGACGGAGTCGTTGCGGTGGATGACGCTCACGTCAGGCGAGTGGCCCGGGGCCGGGGAGATCGTCCTCACCCAGAAGGGACTCGACGCGCTCAAGGTCGGCGTGGGCGACACAGTGACGATCTCGGTGTACTCGGACGCGCAGACGCAATCGGAATTCACGGTCGCCGGCATGATCGAGCTTGCTCCGGGCGCTGATGGTTCGTCGCCGATCGTGTACGCCTCGGCGGCGGATGCGGCGACGCTCGGTAGCCCGACGGAGCTCATCGTGCAGACCGCGGAGGGCGCCGACACCGCGGCGCTCGTAGCCGACCTGAATGCATCCTTCGGTGATGCCGATGGCGCGCCCGAGGCCTATACCGCCCAGCAGTATCTTGCGCTGCTAGTCGACGGCTTGGCCGGCGGCACGGATCTCCTCGCGACGCTGTTCATGATCTTCGTCGTGATTGCGCTGCTCGCCGCATCGATGGTCATTCGCAACACCTTCCAGGTCCTCCTCGCGCAGCGCCTTCGCGAGAACGGCCTGTTGCGCTTGATCGGTGCCTCCGGCAGGCAAGTGCAACGGACCGTGCTCGCCGAGGCTCTCCTGCTCGGCGCGATCGGCGCGATCGCCGGGCTCGTGGTCGGGGTCGCGCTCGGCTGGGGCATCGCGGTGCTGGCAGGGTTCTCGACCGGCAGCGTGCCGTTGGCTTGGGGATGGCTAATCGCGGCACTGCTCGTGACCGTCGCGCTGACCGTATTCTCGGCTTGGGCACCGGCCCGCTCGGCAAGCACTCTGTCGCCGATGGCCGCGCTCAGCGCATCCGCCACGACCGACGAGACCACCTCGAGCCGGCGCACGTGGCAGTGGGTCGTAGGCCTTATCCTCACCGCGGCTGGAATCGCCGGCGCGATCGTCAGCGCGGTTCAGGCCTGGTTCCCGCTCCTCATCCCGGCCGGCATCGTACTCGCGATCGGGCTCATCATCGTGGTGCCGCTCCTCGTGCGCGCGATCATGCCGCTGATCGCGCGAGTGATCGCGGGGGCCGGGAGCGTGTCGAAACTCGCGGGGGAGAACCTCTCGCGCATGTCGCGCCGGACCGGGACGGTCGTGCTCGCGATCGCGCTCGGCGGCAGCCTCATCATCGGGATGCTGACGGCCCTGCAGTCCGCATCCGCGTCGCTGCAGAAGACACTCACGGAGGACTTCCCGATCGACCTCGTCGTCGCGACGAACGACGGTGGGGCGATCTCGAGCGACGTGATTTCGACGCTCACCGATTCTGACGCCACGTCGAACGTGGCCGAGGTCACGGAGGCGCCGCTCGAATCGCTCAGCGACACGTTGGGGATCACGTCCGTGGCCGCTGTCCCGGAGGCGTGGAACGGGGGAGTCCTGGATGCGGTGTCGAATAGCGAGCTCATCGTCCCCACCTGGCTGGCCGAGCAGAACGACACCCTCGAGGGCTCAACCGTGGAGGTTGTAGACGCCGGAGGCGACACGCTCACGCTGACGGTCCGCGCATCCCCGCTTGCGGATGCGATCCAGAACGATTCCGGATTCGAGGTTGCCGCAATCGCGAGCGAGGGCACGGTTGATCGCCTCAGCGGGGCGCAGGCCGGGACACAGGCCTGGGTCATCGCGGCCGACGGCAAGTCCACCGAGCTCATGGATGAGGTCACGGAGCTGCAAGACAGCTACGCCACGCTCGACGCCTACGGCTCACTGCCGATGGTGCAGATCTACGAACAGATCTTCGCGATGGTCGCTGGCTTCGTCGTCGGGATGCTCGGGCTCACCGTGGTGATCTCGGGGATCGGCCTCGCGAGTGTCATGGCGCTCGCGGTCGCCGAGCGGGGGCGCGAGATCGCGCTGCTTCGTGCGCTCGGCCTGACGCGGGGCAACACTCGACGGATGGTGCTGATCGAATCGGTCACGCTCGCGGGCATCGGCGCGGCGTTTTCGCTAGTGATCGGCATTCCGCTCGGCATCGCCGCGGCGGTGAGCGCGCTGGGATGGAGTTCCACCGTGATCGCGCTGCCGTGGACGGGCATTGCACTGGCCATTGCCATCGCGCTCGCGCTCGGGGTGATCGCGGGGCTCGGGCCGGCGCAGCGCGCCGTGCGGATCGCCCCGGCGCAGGGCCTCGCCGCCGAGTAG